A single region of the Salarchaeum japonicum genome encodes:
- a CDS encoding NAD-dependent epimerase/dehydratase family protein — translation MTSLDRVLVTGGAGFVGSHAVEYYAERGADVTALDNLSRVETLETADESRNTAAYNWEHISENYPEVTLVEADIRDENRLEDIVEGHDAIVHTAGQVAVTASIQDPRTDFEVNAEGTFNVLEAARTAESDPAIVIASTNKVYGDNVNEIPVREEETRYWYDDPEYVEGVPESLSIDDCEHTPYGVSKLAADLYVQDYAERNEVDAAAFRMSCIYGTRQFGNEDQGWVAHFALSTLRDEPLTIFGDGKQVRDVLYVKDLIRAYDAFLSNPSGKPAVYNIGGGKNNTTSLLEFLDLLEEKTGKRTDISFDEWREGDQKVYVSDISRARNKLDWEPEVDFEEGIERFLNWYETK, via the coding sequence ATGACCTCTCTAGACCGAGTTCTCGTGACTGGTGGTGCGGGTTTCGTCGGCAGCCATGCTGTCGAATACTACGCCGAACGAGGCGCGGATGTCACTGCGCTCGACAACCTCAGTCGCGTTGAGACGCTCGAAACCGCGGATGAAAGTCGAAACACGGCGGCATACAACTGGGAGCATATTTCGGAGAACTATCCTGAGGTCACTCTCGTTGAAGCAGATATCCGTGACGAAAACCGGCTGGAAGACATCGTTGAGGGACACGATGCCATCGTTCATACTGCCGGTCAGGTGGCAGTAACCGCCTCTATTCAGGATCCTCGGACTGACTTTGAGGTCAACGCAGAGGGGACGTTCAACGTCCTCGAAGCTGCACGTACGGCCGAGAGCGACCCTGCAATTGTTATCGCATCGACGAACAAGGTGTACGGTGATAACGTGAACGAGATTCCCGTACGTGAAGAGGAAACCCGGTACTGGTACGACGACCCGGAGTACGTAGAAGGTGTTCCGGAATCGCTCTCCATCGACGACTGCGAACACACACCGTACGGTGTTTCGAAACTGGCAGCCGACCTCTACGTGCAGGACTACGCGGAGCGGAACGAGGTTGACGCCGCCGCGTTCCGGATGAGTTGCATCTACGGGACGCGCCAGTTCGGAAACGAGGATCAGGGATGGGTCGCGCACTTCGCTCTCAGCACGCTCCGGGACGAACCTCTCACGATATTCGGGGATGGGAAGCAGGTTCGGGACGTGCTCTACGTGAAGGATCTCATCCGCGCATACGACGCATTCCTCTCCAACCCCAGTGGGAAGCCAGCCGTCTACAACATCGGTGGCGGGAAGAACAACACAACTAGTCTCCTGGAGTTCTTGGACCTTCTCGAAGAGAAAACAGGGAAGCGAACGGACATCAGCTTTGACGAGTGGCGTGAAGGCGACCAGAAAGTGTACGTCTCCGATATCTCCCGCGCTCGGAACAAACTCGACTGGGAACCCGAGGTTGACTTCGAGGAAGGTATCGAGCGTTTCCTTAACTGGTACGAGACGAAGTAG
- a CDS encoding DUF368 domain-containing protein has protein sequence MSARDWVAVYLKGVGMGAADAVPGVSGGTIALITGIYDRLIGALAGLDPREAWALLPFLARVHQDDARAELRAGLAVLDVPFLVVLGLGVVSAAVTVANLVEAARASAPALTYAFFFGLIAASVVVLWSELDISTPNRKFVALLGFALAFAVSGQASATLPTGLATMFVAGAIAICAMVLPGVSGSLLLLTLGQYHVITGAVGAATDAVLNANLGNATDPVTTLAAFSVGAAVGIVSFARVVAWALDAYRAATLTFLVMLMAGALRAPGEVVLDETAAWTPETALALLAVGGVGALAVVALERATGDITY, from the coding sequence ATGTCCGCGCGCGACTGGGTCGCCGTCTACCTGAAGGGCGTCGGGATGGGGGCCGCTGACGCGGTGCCCGGCGTCTCCGGCGGCACAATCGCGCTCATCACCGGCATCTACGACCGCCTCATCGGGGCGCTCGCCGGCCTCGACCCCCGGGAGGCGTGGGCGCTCCTGCCGTTTTTGGCGCGCGTCCACCAGGACGACGCGCGCGCGGAACTCCGCGCCGGCCTCGCCGTCCTCGACGTCCCCTTCCTCGTCGTGCTCGGACTCGGCGTCGTGTCCGCCGCGGTGACGGTCGCGAACCTCGTCGAGGCGGCGCGCGCCTCCGCCCCTGCGTTGACGTACGCGTTCTTCTTCGGCCTCATCGCGGCGTCCGTGGTCGTCCTGTGGAGCGAACTCGACATCAGCACGCCGAACCGGAAGTTCGTCGCCCTGCTCGGGTTCGCGCTCGCGTTCGCCGTGAGCGGCCAGGCCTCCGCGACCCTCCCGACGGGACTCGCCACGATGTTCGTCGCCGGCGCTATCGCCATCTGCGCGATGGTACTCCCCGGCGTCTCCGGCAGCCTCCTCCTCCTCACGCTCGGCCAGTACCACGTCATCACGGGCGCGGTCGGGGCCGCGACGGACGCCGTCCTGAACGCGAACCTCGGGAACGCCACCGACCCGGTGACGACGCTCGCGGCGTTCTCGGTCGGCGCGGCGGTCGGCATCGTGTCGTTCGCGCGCGTCGTCGCGTGGGCGCTCGACGCCTACCGCGCCGCCACCCTCACCTTCCTCGTGATGCTGATGGCGGGCGCATTACGCGCGCCGGGCGAAGTCGTGCTCGACGAAACGGCCGCGTGGACGCCCGAAACCGCGCTCGCGCTGCTTGCTGTCGGCGGTGTCGGCGCGCTCGCCGTCGTCGCGCTCGAACGCGCCACCGGCGACATCACGTACTGA
- a CDS encoding glycosyltransferase family 2 protein codes for MGIEKSPKYTVAVIHLNMAETVAQSLTSILEQIDDRFEVVVVDDGSTDGSVEILRWLEEEYENLRVIADAGNSNHGEARQHAIEAAEGDYILSSLDADDEFTPCISQFVSLYHELEDAKENEFLLLGYGLYMAPRSLLLEIPYRSMGYGEDRDLYRRLLAENALLSLSHHRVRRALGYHPSRLDKVKIGIETITNQFRSGLHLRPYLRWAFEEMTGQRNRISLVRGFLHLVVAPFAYLLSLRRERYEAPEKFRDIGAYKDALMEVHMTLSEMEDKFDIEVNRDAIGPRGCAVFDTETKRSLID; via the coding sequence TTGGGTATAGAAAAATCACCAAAATACACTGTCGCAGTCATCCATCTAAATATGGCTGAGACAGTGGCTCAGTCATTGACTAGTATTCTTGAGCAAATCGACGACCGCTTCGAAGTCGTCGTAGTAGATGACGGGTCAACCGATGGAAGCGTCGAGATACTCCGATGGCTTGAAGAAGAGTATGAAAATCTCCGGGTAATTGCTGACGCGGGGAATTCGAACCACGGGGAAGCCCGCCAACACGCGATCGAAGCGGCAGAAGGGGACTATATTCTGTCATCTCTCGACGCCGACGATGAATTCACGCCGTGTATCTCGCAGTTCGTCTCGCTGTATCACGAGTTGGAAGACGCTAAAGAGAACGAGTTTCTACTTCTCGGATACGGGCTCTATATGGCTCCCCGATCACTCCTTCTCGAAATTCCGTATCGAAGTATGGGTTACGGGGAAGACCGCGATCTCTATCGTAGGCTCCTCGCTGAAAACGCGCTCCTGAGCCTCAGCCACCATCGAGTTCGGCGAGCACTTGGCTATCATCCCTCTCGATTGGATAAGGTCAAAATCGGCATTGAAACTATCACAAACCAGTTTCGGAGTGGGCTCCATCTCCGACCGTATCTCCGGTGGGCGTTCGAAGAAATGACCGGGCAGCGAAATCGGATTTCGTTAGTTCGAGGATTCCTCCACTTGGTCGTTGCTCCCTTCGCATACCTTCTTTCGCTTAGGAGGGAACGATACGAAGCACCCGAAAAGTTCCGGGATATCGGGGCGTATAAGGACGCTTTGATGGAGGTTCACATGACCTTATCGGAGATGGAGGACAAGTTCGACATCGAAGTCAATCGAGATGCAATCGGGCCACGGGGTTGTGCTGTCTTCGATACGGAGACGAAACGAAGCCTCATCGACTGA
- the aglM gene encoding UDP-glucose 6-dehydrogenase AglM, translating to MHLSVIGSGYVGTTIAACFADLGHDVVNVDIDEEVVTTLNGGNAPIHEEGLPELVSRHAGPDGTGRLRATTDYEAVLDTDATFLCLPTPQNDDGSIDLSIMEAGAETLGETLTEKEEFHTVIVKSTVVPRTTVDTLTPILEDASRKTVGEGLGIGMNPEFLREGTAVADFLNPDKVVLGADDERTRDVMSDVFAPLVEHADDPPVVETDTKTAEMVKYANNGFLAAKVSLINDIGNICKEFGIDAYEVADAIGLDDRIGAKFLRSGLGWGGSCFPKDTNAIIAAAESEGYEPPMLNAAVEVNDRQPERFLNLLDEHLDVAGQRVAVLGLAFKPGTDDVRNSRAIPVINGLQSRNADIVAYDPVAVENMREYFPNLEYAATAGDAIQDADAALVVTDWDEFQALDDEFDAMARQLVIDGRHCITPRDGMTYEGLTW from the coding sequence ATGCACCTCTCCGTTATTGGCTCGGGCTACGTCGGGACGACTATCGCTGCCTGCTTCGCGGATCTCGGTCACGATGTGGTAAACGTCGATATCGACGAAGAGGTTGTCACCACTCTCAACGGAGGCAACGCCCCTATTCACGAGGAGGGGCTTCCCGAGCTGGTTTCGAGGCACGCGGGGCCGGACGGCACCGGCCGGCTCCGTGCGACGACGGACTACGAGGCCGTTCTGGATACGGACGCGACGTTCCTCTGTTTGCCGACGCCGCAGAACGACGACGGGAGCATCGACCTCTCGATCATGGAAGCGGGCGCAGAGACACTCGGAGAGACGCTCACCGAGAAAGAAGAGTTCCACACGGTTATCGTCAAGAGCACGGTCGTTCCGCGGACAACCGTCGACACGCTCACGCCGATACTCGAAGATGCTTCCAGAAAGACCGTGGGCGAGGGGCTCGGCATTGGAATGAACCCCGAGTTCCTTCGAGAAGGAACGGCGGTCGCTGATTTCCTGAATCCGGACAAGGTCGTTCTGGGCGCGGACGACGAGCGCACGCGCGACGTGATGAGTGACGTGTTCGCTCCGCTCGTCGAACACGCCGACGATCCGCCCGTGGTCGAGACGGACACGAAGACGGCGGAGATGGTCAAGTACGCGAATAACGGCTTTCTCGCGGCGAAAGTCAGCCTCATCAACGACATCGGAAACATCTGTAAGGAATTCGGAATCGACGCATACGAGGTCGCGGACGCCATCGGACTGGACGATCGCATCGGCGCGAAGTTCCTCCGGAGCGGCCTCGGCTGGGGCGGAAGTTGCTTCCCGAAGGACACGAACGCCATCATCGCCGCCGCGGAATCAGAGGGGTACGAACCCCCGATGCTGAACGCCGCCGTGGAAGTCAATGACCGCCAGCCCGAGCGCTTCCTCAACCTCCTTGACGAGCATCTCGACGTTGCGGGTCAGCGCGTCGCTGTCCTCGGGCTTGCGTTCAAACCCGGCACTGACGACGTTCGGAACTCCCGCGCGATACCCGTCATCAATGGCCTTCAGTCCCGAAACGCCGATATCGTCGCGTACGACCCCGTCGCGGTCGAGAACATGCGCGAGTACTTCCCGAACCTCGAATACGCGGCCACTGCCGGCGACGCCATTCAGGATGCGGACGCCGCGCTCGTCGTCACGGACTGGGATGAGTTCCAAGCGCTCGACGACGAGTTCGACGCGATGGCGCGCCAACTCGTCATCGACGGCCGCCACTGCATCACGCCCCGCGACGGCATGACCTACGAAGGGCTGACCTGGTAG
- a CDS encoding oligosaccharide flippase family protein, translating into MSQAGNINIRKQATISFAGNIVDTGISFLGLVAMAYVLGATGLGQYYLILAVVNVALFPITGLGQAVLKRGSEEPHDPAKIFGTGLSMAFLYVATIVVILAGIMISGVIPIRFGPNVIFAATTVFVTRAALTIQIDAYRGYGHTGYATLVDNAYGILQTILQLGVLVLGFEIFGLLAATTLATLVTVVGHYLVSVVSISRPQLSSARSLIAYGRWSVLSSGISTIYQRLPVLVLGFVGLDAAIGYYTSANRLLMLGSYVGGSLAPALMAKTSSQSGGETTGELFQEFRNVHHHVSILAVAFAFGSYALSEPLMATFFDMTDPLAATALVGLTFYHLIRTLTRVEYAFLDGLDMPELGTRSIAVGLVVQAVLIPVLLSLYEFIGIVIAIVLAHFVTLVIAQLVFWREFGTIPLPGGLIPQGVSGIVMFIVVEGVAGTLGIPSIFHLLAVIASGAIVYLGTLTVVDSGFREVAHVSFRDAREVL; encoded by the coding sequence ATGAGCCAGGCGGGGAACATAAACATCCGCAAGCAAGCCACGATTTCCTTCGCTGGGAACATAGTGGATACAGGGATCAGTTTTCTTGGTCTGGTGGCGATGGCGTACGTTCTCGGTGCGACAGGGCTCGGGCAGTACTACCTGATTCTCGCCGTCGTGAACGTCGCACTATTCCCGATCACTGGACTCGGACAAGCCGTTCTCAAACGCGGGAGTGAAGAGCCACACGACCCCGCGAAGATATTCGGAACCGGACTCTCAATGGCGTTCCTGTACGTCGCGACAATCGTCGTTATCCTCGCGGGTATTATGATATCGGGCGTAATCCCGATTCGATTCGGGCCGAACGTCATCTTCGCTGCAACGACGGTCTTCGTAACTCGAGCTGCGCTCACTATTCAGATTGACGCATACCGCGGATACGGTCACACAGGATACGCCACGCTTGTCGACAACGCGTACGGAATCCTCCAAACGATACTACAACTCGGAGTTCTCGTACTCGGATTCGAGATTTTCGGACTCCTCGCGGCGACCACACTCGCGACACTCGTGACGGTCGTCGGCCACTACCTCGTTTCGGTGGTCTCAATTTCACGCCCGCAACTCTCTTCCGCGCGATCGTTGATTGCGTACGGACGGTGGAGCGTCCTCTCGTCCGGTATTTCGACTATCTATCAGCGTCTCCCGGTTCTCGTACTCGGGTTCGTTGGGTTGGACGCCGCTATCGGATACTACACGTCTGCGAACCGACTCCTTATGCTCGGAAGTTACGTTGGGGGAAGCCTCGCACCCGCACTGATGGCGAAAACTAGCTCTCAATCGGGTGGAGAAACCACCGGGGAGCTGTTTCAAGAGTTCCGGAACGTCCACCACCACGTCTCGATTCTCGCAGTCGCGTTCGCCTTCGGGAGTTACGCACTCTCCGAGCCCCTCATGGCCACCTTCTTCGATATGACTGACCCCCTTGCTGCCACAGCGCTGGTTGGGTTGACATTCTACCACCTAATTCGAACGCTAACGAGAGTCGAATACGCATTCCTCGATGGTCTGGATATGCCCGAATTAGGAACTCGAAGTATAGCGGTCGGCCTTGTTGTTCAGGCGGTTCTTATCCCCGTATTACTCTCACTATACGAATTCATTGGAATCGTCATAGCGATTGTGCTCGCTCATTTCGTAACACTCGTCATCGCTCAGTTGGTTTTCTGGAGGGAGTTCGGTACTATTCCGCTTCCCGGCGGACTGATCCCTCAAGGGGTGAGTGGTATCGTGATGTTCATCGTCGTTGAGGGGGTCGCCGGTACGCTCGGAATCCCCTCAATTTTCCACTTACTTGCAGTAATCGCCAGTGGGGCAATCGTCTACCTCGGAACATTGACCGTAGTTGATTCCGGATTCAGAGAAGTCGCCCACGTGAGTTTCCGGGACGCTAGAGAAGTCCTCTAA
- a CDS encoding oligosaccharyl transferase, archaeosortase A system-associated — translation MSDDDDQSGEALQRAGDWLKQYYQYPALALVLAFMFWVRAKSWDAFTRSGEVYFSGNDAWYHFREVQYTVSNWPSTMPFDPWTNFPFGTSVGQFGTLFDQLIATAALVLGLGSPSENTVAMTLLFAPPVFGTLIAIPTYFIGKRLSGRLGGVISAVVLGLLPGLFLSRSLVGSADHNVAEPLFMSLAVLAMMVALSVAERERPVWEQVAEREFAALRKPLGWSVLAGVATAFYLFVWPPGVLLVGIFGAFFVVQLSSDYYNDTSPDHVAFVGAVSMTTTGLLSLLSFGQTGFSASQPSLLQPLFAFAVAFGAVFMAWLARKWDAENLDASLYPVSVGGVILVGSGLVAVALPSLFSMVQSNLLRFVGFSAGAAQRTISEAQPFLSQASRYGISDFAVVFLDYGLTFFIAVLAGAWLLWRPTFRDRNLNRVGFVVGSAVVVLGILAFPGAMQGLGDLVSVNSQLIGVAVVGLVIAVSAIMDDRPAEHLLIVVWGVFLTSAAFTQVRFNYYLAVPVAVLSGFAAVEILRLVGANASVTQKLEDVDASQVFAVALVLLLLVVPLAVPFTFQSTTYGNVSSSTAVSTGDTTPSSSMLAWDDLLDWMNNNTPAEGNFGDAENADQLDYYGTYAKTDDYEYPDGAYGVMSWWDYGHWITVEGERIPNANPFQEGAGTAANYLLSQTESEANGILDDLGSDGEETRYVAVDWQMASLSAKFSAPTVFATNTTAYDFYSPFYVLNSEGAVQQQTQIRSQAYYESLMVRLYRYHGSRVEATGTTVIDWDRNIPLSDGGYLRVYEPDGANDSVTRSFDTRAEAEAFVANDSTSQGQPTSQIGGLGGTPVEDVEALEHYRLVGTSEDSVSYQQILRGSQFTNVPSAVKLFEKVPGATVQGTGPANTTVTASVTLNATTYQGNQLIGNQTTYTQQVTTDENGEFTMTLPYSTTGYDEWGPENGHTNVSVRAAGPYTFSTPASVNDSAYTVTYNATADVSEGAVIGETDETVEVELTKEVLDVPGGAENDTSENDSTNTSSLVSPGTLDAFETGDASTTTPVASVDTTTGFVARPA, via the coding sequence ATGAGCGACGACGACGACCAGTCCGGCGAGGCCCTCCAGCGCGCTGGGGACTGGCTCAAACAGTATTATCAGTATCCTGCGCTCGCACTGGTGCTTGCGTTCATGTTCTGGGTGCGGGCGAAGTCGTGGGATGCGTTCACGCGGAGTGGTGAGGTGTACTTCTCGGGGAACGACGCGTGGTATCATTTCCGGGAGGTTCAGTACACGGTGAGTAATTGGCCGTCGACGATGCCGTTCGACCCGTGGACGAACTTCCCGTTCGGGACGTCCGTGGGGCAGTTCGGGACGTTGTTCGACCAGCTCATCGCGACGGCGGCCTTGGTACTCGGTCTCGGTAGTCCGAGCGAGAACACGGTCGCGATGACGTTGTTGTTCGCGCCGCCGGTGTTCGGGACGCTCATCGCCATCCCCACCTACTTCATCGGGAAGCGCCTCTCGGGCCGGCTCGGTGGCGTCATTTCGGCGGTTGTGCTCGGCCTCCTGCCCGGCCTCTTCCTCTCACGCTCTCTCGTCGGGTCGGCTGACCACAACGTCGCGGAGCCGTTGTTCATGTCGCTGGCGGTGCTCGCGATGATGGTCGCGCTGTCCGTCGCGGAGCGCGAACGCCCCGTCTGGGAGCAAGTCGCCGAGCGTGAGTTCGCCGCGCTCCGCAAACCGCTCGGGTGGAGTGTTCTGGCAGGTGTCGCGACCGCGTTCTACCTGTTCGTGTGGCCGCCGGGCGTCCTCCTCGTCGGTATCTTCGGCGCGTTCTTCGTCGTGCAGCTCTCCTCCGATTACTACAACGACACGAGCCCGGATCACGTCGCGTTCGTCGGCGCGGTGAGCATGACGACGACGGGCTTGCTCTCCCTGCTCTCCTTCGGGCAGACGGGCTTCAGCGCGTCCCAGCCGTCCCTCCTCCAGCCCTTGTTCGCGTTCGCGGTCGCGTTCGGCGCGGTGTTCATGGCGTGGCTCGCCCGGAAGTGGGACGCCGAGAACCTCGACGCGTCGCTGTACCCGGTGTCGGTCGGCGGCGTCATCCTCGTCGGCAGCGGACTCGTCGCGGTCGCGCTCCCGAGCCTGTTCTCGATGGTGCAGTCGAACCTCCTGCGGTTCGTCGGGTTCAGCGCCGGCGCGGCCCAGCGCACCATCAGCGAGGCCCAGCCGTTCCTCTCGCAGGCGTCCCGGTACGGCATCAGTGACTTCGCGGTCGTCTTCCTCGACTACGGCCTGACGTTCTTCATCGCGGTGCTCGCGGGCGCGTGGCTGCTGTGGCGGCCGACGTTCCGCGACCGGAACTTGAACCGGGTCGGGTTCGTCGTCGGGTCGGCGGTCGTCGTACTCGGCATCCTCGCGTTCCCGGGCGCGATGCAGGGACTCGGCGACCTCGTCAGCGTGAACTCCCAGCTCATCGGCGTCGCCGTGGTCGGCCTCGTCATCGCCGTCTCCGCCATCATGGACGACCGGCCCGCAGAACACCTCCTCATCGTCGTCTGGGGCGTGTTCCTCACGTCCGCGGCGTTCACGCAGGTGCGGTTCAACTACTACCTCGCCGTTCCCGTCGCCGTCCTGAGCGGGTTCGCGGCGGTCGAAATCCTCCGGCTGGTCGGCGCGAACGCGAGCGTCACCCAGAAACTCGAAGACGTGGACGCGAGCCAGGTGTTCGCCGTCGCGCTCGTCCTGCTCCTCCTCGTCGTCCCGCTCGCGGTGCCGTTCACGTTCCAGAGCACGACGTACGGGAACGTCTCCTCCAGCACCGCGGTCTCCACGGGCGACACCACGCCGAGTTCGTCCATGCTCGCGTGGGACGACCTCCTCGACTGGATGAACAACAACACGCCCGCCGAGGGCAACTTCGGTGACGCCGAGAACGCCGACCAGCTCGACTACTACGGCACGTACGCGAAGACGGACGACTACGAGTATCCGGATGGCGCGTACGGCGTGATGAGCTGGTGGGACTACGGCCACTGGATAACCGTTGAGGGCGAACGCATCCCGAACGCGAACCCGTTCCAGGAGGGCGCTGGCACGGCCGCGAACTACCTCCTGAGTCAGACGGAATCCGAGGCGAACGGCATCCTCGACGACCTCGGGAGCGACGGCGAGGAGACCCGGTACGTCGCGGTGGACTGGCAGATGGCGTCCCTGAGCGCGAAGTTCAGCGCGCCCACGGTGTTCGCCACCAACACCACCGCCTACGACTTCTACAGTCCCTTCTACGTCCTGAACAGCGAGGGCGCGGTTCAGCAGCAGACCCAGATTCGGAGTCAGGCGTACTACGAGAGCCTGATGGTGCGGCTCTACCGCTACCACGGCAGCCGCGTCGAAGCGACCGGCACCACGGTCATCGACTGGGATCGTAACATCCCGCTGTCCGACGGCGGCTACCTCCGCGTGTACGAACCCGACGGCGCGAACGACTCCGTGACGCGGTCGTTCGACACGCGCGCCGAAGCCGAGGCGTTCGTCGCGAACGACTCGACGAGCCAGGGCCAGCCCACCAGCCAGATCGGCGGACTCGGCGGCACGCCCGTCGAGGACGTGGAGGCCTTAGAGCACTACCGGCTCGTCGGCACGAGCGAGGATTCGGTGAGCTATCAGCAGATACTCCGCGGGTCGCAGTTCACGAACGTCCCGAGCGCGGTGAAGCTGTTCGAGAAGGTGCCGGGCGCGACCGTCCAGGGCACCGGCCCGGCGAACACGACCGTGACCGCGTCCGTGACGCTGAACGCGACGACCTACCAGGGCAACCAGCTCATCGGGAACCAGACGACGTACACCCAGCAGGTCACGACGGACGAGAACGGCGAGTTCACGATGACGCTCCCCTACTCGACGACGGGCTACGACGAGTGGGGGCCGGAGAACGGCCACACGAACGTCAGCGTTCGCGCGGCCGGCCCGTACACGTTCAGCACGCCCGCGAGCGTGAACGACTCCGCGTACACGGTGACGTACAACGCGACCGCGGACGTCTCCGAGGGCGCGGTCATCGGTGAGACCGACGAGACCGTCGAGGTCGAACTGACGAAGGAAGTCCTCGACGTGCCCGGCGGCGCGGAGAACGACACGAGCGAGAACGACAGCACGAACACGTCCAGCCTCGTCTCGCCCGGCACGCTCGACGCGTTCGAGACCGGTGACGCATCGACTACGACCCCGGTCGCGTCCGTCGATACCACCACCGGGTTCGTCGCGCGCCCCGCATAG
- a CDS encoding NAD-dependent epimerase/dehydratase family protein — MSSKPHAVVTGGAGFVGSHLVDSLLEDGFEVTSLDNFGSGRPKNLAHIESDAFDSLEHDVREPFPDLGDVDYVFHFASRASPKDFESHAVEIALTNSEGTHNALRYARDNDARAILASTSEVYGDPEVHPQHEEYNGSVNIRGPRAPYDESKRFSEALAVAFQQQYDIDIRTVRIFNTYGPRMRPDDGRVIPNFLSQALRGEDLTVYGDGTQTRSFCYVSDLVTGIREFADADPNTASGEVLNLGSTEEIEIRTLAKTILDVLDADSEIVHQDLPEDDPQVRRPDITRAKQLLGWEPTVSLEAGLERTLPQFEDELDVSVDTRQ, encoded by the coding sequence GTGAGTTCGAAACCCCATGCAGTAGTCACGGGTGGTGCGGGATTCGTCGGTAGCCATCTCGTCGACTCACTCCTCGAAGACGGCTTCGAGGTAACCTCGCTCGATAACTTCGGAAGCGGTCGGCCGAAGAACCTCGCGCACATCGAGTCCGACGCGTTCGATTCGCTCGAACACGATGTCCGCGAACCGTTTCCCGACCTCGGCGACGTGGATTACGTCTTTCACTTCGCATCCCGTGCGAGCCCAAAAGACTTCGAATCCCACGCCGTCGAAATCGCGTTGACGAACAGTGAGGGAACGCACAACGCACTCCGGTATGCTCGCGACAACGACGCTCGCGCGATTCTCGCGTCGACAAGCGAGGTCTACGGCGACCCGGAAGTACATCCCCAGCACGAGGAGTACAACGGGAGTGTGAACATCCGTGGGCCGCGTGCGCCCTACGACGAGAGCAAGCGGTTCTCGGAAGCGCTCGCGGTCGCATTCCAACAGCAGTACGACATCGACATCCGGACGGTTCGCATCTTCAATACGTACGGGCCGCGGATGCGTCCCGACGACGGCCGCGTCATCCCGAACTTCCTCTCACAGGCGCTACGTGGGGAAGACCTGACAGTGTACGGTGACGGAACACAGACCCGGAGTTTCTGCTACGTGAGCGACCTCGTGACAGGGATTCGGGAATTCGCCGACGCTGACCCCAATACCGCTTCCGGAGAAGTCCTCAATCTCGGAAGCACCGAAGAAATAGAGATCCGAACGCTCGCTAAAACTATCCTCGACGTTCTGGACGCGGATTCCGAGATCGTTCATCAGGATCTCCCGGAAGACGATCCACAAGTTCGCCGACCGGACATCACTCGCGCAAAGCAACTACTTGGCTGGGAACCGACAGTCTCCCTCGAAGCAGGCCTCGAACGAACACTCCCTCAGTTTGAGGACGAACTTGACGTGTCCGTTGACACCCGCCAGTAG
- a CDS encoding sugar phosphate nucleotidyltransferase translates to MKAVIPAAGQGTRLYPQTHTKPKAMVRLAGCPILGHILSSLAETRVDEVVLVVGGPMQDQIVEYAEESFGDEFTFQFVEQESAEGLGHSIYQTEEVVRGEPALIALGDMLFENGYGTFLDAHDSLDDPDASIGVKTVDEPQHYGVAELSEGSRVERLVEKPDNPQSNYAISGVYIVENTDLLFDTLNHLVENDIRGAGGEYQLTDALQRMIESDARIDVFEVEDWYDCGRPETLLEANRVLLAKGETNAADSLDNAVVVPPVDFGDNVVVEEGIVGPNVSVDDNARITDSIVRNSIVGENATLESVNLEGSIVGDGATVRSEANQLNVGDNSTIEL, encoded by the coding sequence ATGAAGGCAGTCATTCCTGCCGCAGGACAGGGTACACGCTTATACCCACAGACCCATACGAAGCCGAAGGCGATGGTTCGTCTGGCGGGGTGTCCCATCCTCGGCCATATTCTCTCCAGCCTCGCAGAAACTCGAGTCGACGAGGTCGTCCTCGTTGTTGGTGGCCCGATGCAGGATCAGATTGTCGAGTACGCCGAAGAATCGTTCGGCGACGAGTTCACTTTCCAGTTCGTCGAACAGGAGAGTGCGGAGGGACTCGGTCATAGCATCTACCAGACTGAGGAAGTTGTTCGCGGCGAACCCGCACTCATCGCGCTCGGCGATATGCTGTTCGAGAACGGGTACGGGACGTTCCTCGACGCGCACGATTCGCTCGACGACCCGGACGCGAGTATCGGCGTGAAGACCGTCGACGAACCCCAGCACTACGGCGTCGCAGAACTCTCGGAAGGCAGTCGGGTCGAGCGTCTCGTCGAGAAGCCGGACAATCCTCAGTCGAACTACGCGATTAGTGGCGTGTACATCGTGGAGAACACGGATCTCCTGTTCGACACGCTCAATCACCTGGTCGAGAACGACATTCGCGGGGCTGGCGGCGAGTACCAGCTCACGGACGCGCTCCAGCGCATGATCGAGTCCGACGCCCGCATCGACGTTTTCGAGGTCGAGGACTGGTACGACTGCGGGCGGCCCGAAACGCTTCTCGAAGCGAACCGCGTCCTCCTGGCGAAGGGTGAGACGAACGCCGCAGACTCCCTCGATAACGCGGTCGTCGTTCCGCCAGTCGACTTCGGGGACAACGTCGTGGTGGAAGAGGGCATCGTCGGCCCGAACGTGAGCGTCGACGACAACGCTCGCATCACGGACAGCATCGTTCGGAACAGCATCGTCGGTGAGAACGCCACCCTGGAGAGTGTCAATCTCGAAGGCAGCATCGTCGGCGACGGCGCGACCGTCCGGAGCGAGGCGAACCAGCTGAACGTCGGGGACAACAGCACCATCGAACTGTGA